One window of Cohnella hashimotonis genomic DNA carries:
- a CDS encoding TnsD family Tn7-like transposition protein, with protein sequence MISFPSIYPDELLYSAFARYHRNSGNESSRETMKELFDNPSTCSSIWFPSQLTELTRQIPGQVYDPDELIQKHTLIPYFAPFIPPERATRLVETIKTYVSSSANMILGRTAFAVKPKLRLFYCDLCVREDREKYGEAYWRRSHQVEGVYLCPVHHNWLVQSKISHQMRLSRYRYIMLEHALQEAGESCFFPNQTLDHLQFISEQTQFLLDNQLSSPGLLNISLFYISKLRRNGFIYQASNRIRWDKLLASFKGHYGEAFLSELNGEVGKEDSWLHKLLRKPRVACHPLRHILLLGFLGESVESMMNEISKGSNQFDPFGQGPWPCLNKAADHYMEQTITSCKITRGSKTGKPVGTFACNCGFVYSRSGPDIIESDRYRVGRVKEFGDVWIKKLAEMSNQDLAARSQAKLLGCDPQTVINQRKLLIFK encoded by the coding sequence TTGATATCCTTCCCTTCAATTTATCCGGACGAGTTACTCTACAGTGCATTCGCTCGGTATCATCGGAACTCGGGAAATGAAAGTAGCAGGGAAACTATGAAAGAGCTTTTTGACAATCCATCCACATGTTCTTCGATATGGTTCCCATCCCAATTAACTGAATTAACTCGTCAGATACCTGGCCAGGTTTATGATCCAGATGAGCTGATTCAGAAGCATACTTTAATCCCCTACTTCGCTCCGTTTATCCCGCCAGAACGAGCCACAAGGCTTGTAGAAACCATCAAGACCTACGTTAGTTCAAGTGCCAATATGATATTGGGAAGGACTGCTTTTGCGGTAAAGCCGAAACTGAGGCTGTTTTATTGTGACCTTTGTGTTCGTGAGGATCGAGAAAAATATGGAGAGGCATATTGGCGACGCTCTCATCAAGTCGAAGGCGTTTATCTCTGCCCGGTGCATCATAATTGGCTAGTGCAATCCAAGATATCACACCAGATGCGATTGAGTCGTTACCGCTATATAATGCTCGAGCATGCTCTCCAAGAAGCCGGTGAGTCTTGTTTCTTTCCCAATCAAACATTGGATCACCTTCAGTTTATCTCCGAGCAAACACAATTCCTATTAGATAACCAATTATCATCACCGGGTTTACTTAACATCTCTCTATTCTATATATCCAAGTTACGTAGAAATGGGTTCATCTATCAGGCGAGTAATAGAATTAGGTGGGATAAACTGCTTGCCTCCTTTAAAGGTCATTATGGAGAGGCATTTTTAAGTGAGCTAAATGGAGAAGTCGGAAAAGAAGACAGTTGGTTACATAAGCTGCTAAGGAAACCTAGAGTGGCATGCCACCCGTTACGTCATATTTTGCTTCTTGGATTCTTGGGTGAGTCCGTCGAAAGTATGATGAATGAGATCTCGAAGGGATCCAATCAGTTTGATCCATTCGGCCAGGGGCCGTGGCCGTGTCTTAATAAAGCTGCGGATCACTATATGGAACAAACAATTACAAGTTGCAAAATCACCAGGGGTTCGAAGACGGGGAAACCAGTCGGAACATTTGCTTGTAATTGCGGTTTTGTTTATTCGCGAAGCGGCCCGGATATTATTGAAAGTGATCGCTACAGAGTTGGAAGAGTCAAAGAGTTTGGTGACGTTTGGATTAAGAAGTTGGCCGAAATGTCGAATCAAGATTTGGCAGCTAGAAGCCAAGCTAAATTGTTGGGTTGTGATCCTCAAACAGTAATCAACCAACGAAAGCTGCTAATTTTTAAGTAG
- a CDS encoding VanZ family protein codes for MINFDSIIFLTFLPVLIISIFVLKYKKKSFMYILFWSTLFLYFIFVIQYTLFPIPVNAQYLSVMREQISFSTNVNLFPLWVDSKFTLLTREHILNTFMGVPLGFLINYLKRRNILNIFFLGLAFGLGIEIIQLSISLILNYFYRIIDINDIFFNMSGVIIGYVLFVIVSLFYSKLIDEHFKHNKLTQFIYNASTGKQ; via the coding sequence GTGATCAACTTTGATTCCATCATTTTTTTAACGTTTTTACCTGTGCTTATCATTTCAATCTTTGTTTTAAAATACAAGAAAAAGAGTTTCATGTATATATTATTTTGGAGTACCCTTTTTCTATATTTTATATTTGTAATTCAATATACACTTTTCCCCATTCCAGTAAATGCGCAATACTTGTCAGTCATGCGTGAACAGATTTCATTCTCCACAAACGTAAATCTTTTTCCGCTTTGGGTAGATAGTAAATTTACACTTTTAACACGAGAGCATATTCTGAACACTTTTATGGGCGTTCCATTAGGTTTTTTAATTAATTATCTTAAAAGAAGAAATATTTTGAATATTTTTTTCTTGGGTTTGGCTTTTGGTTTAGGCATTGAAATTATACAGTTATCAATTTCACTTATTCTGAATTATTTTTACAGAATAATAGATATAAATGACATATTCTTTAACATGAGTGGAGTTATCATTGGATATGTCCTATTTGTAATTGTTTCTCTTTTTTACTCCAAGCTTATAGATGAACACTTCAAGCATAACAAACTTACTCAGTTTATTTATAATGCTAGTACAGGGAAACAATAA
- a CDS encoding DoxX family protein, with protein sequence MFQFLWGAVLICVIMLGAVGSHLRAKDKFGAIVPALVLAALAIVLASLLGFALGDFPKLKITAERRSRNDPLVTLMVLKSDKNLSSGKALRFLT encoded by the coding sequence TTGTTTCAATTCCTGTGGGGCGCCGTCTTGATCTGCGTCATCATGCTGGGTGCCGTCGGCTCCCACCTGCGCGCCAAAGACAAGTTCGGCGCGATTGTGCCTGCGCTGGTACTTGCCGCGCTCGCCATCGTGCTCGCCTCGCTGCTCGGCTTCGCGCTGGGCGACTTCCCGAAACTGAAGATAACCGCGGAAAGAAGATCCAGAAACGATCCACTGGTCACTTTGATGGTATTGAAGAGCGATAAGAATCTATCTTCAGGCAAGGCACTCCGTTTTCTTACATAG